The genomic segment CGTGTCAACATTTCAGCCGTCGGAAAAATCGCCTTCGGACGGAATGTACAGTCGACGGCATGTTTTTTGGCGTATCGTGCAACCTCAATCATTCCCGACGGTAAACCATCAATCGACACTGGATTAAATCGGTTCAATTGTTCGATGTAAGCGGGAATTGTCAACGGGTTAATATTCTTAATTGAAAAAAGCATTTGATTGATCGCCTTATTCATCCGCCAATAGACGGGTGACTTTTGTTGTTCTGCCGCTAATGTCTGTCCCGTAAAACTCGCCCGGCGCATTCCCTGTTCAATTCCATGCGTCCATTTGAAATAATCGAGGTGCGCCATCCGGATTTGCATGTCCTCTCTCGTATAATGGACTTGGATCGATTTCCCGGTCGTCCCGCCCGTCTTTCCAAGAATCGGCGCATGAATCCGCGCATGGACGTCGGCATTCCTTGTCCGTAGCGTCTCTTTATCGAGCAAGGGAATTTGTTTTAACTCTGACAACTGCGCAAGCGGAAGCTCAATCCGGTTCTTATCGAACAACTCTTTGTAGTACGGGCTATAGGCCTGACAAAACAGTAAAAACTGATTCAGGCGGGATAATTGCTCCTGCTCGGGATCAATCGATTGCCGTTCTTTCCGCTTCAATTCTTCGAACCGATTACGGTAGGCGGACCCGTAACGTTCCTGGTACAAGACCCGTCCGTAAAGCGTCGTTAGGATATTCTGAATGAAAATCGGTGAATGGAAATAAATCGATTCTTTGAGTTGCATATGTTCACTCCCCTTCCTCATCATTCGACGCGCGACTTGTCAGCAGCCACCATACCTTCCCTGTTACTTACATCTTATTTCCAGTCCTACCGCTAGACAACCAAATCTTAAGACATAAGCTTAGCTTTTATTTAGATGCTGTTTTACATTAATAACTTCAGTTCACAAATGTAAGTTAACGGTCCTTGAAATGACAAAAAAAGATAACCGAAGTCCATCTGACAACGGCTATCTTCTTTAGTGTACTTGCATGTTTTGATTTCCGAATGACCGGATTTGGATGGCTCCGAGGACGAGCTCTAACTCCGTTTCATCTAACTGATCGATGATCTCCATGATCGTCAACGTCGTCCTGCCGTTATACAACTGAACGAGTAATTGACGTTCGACATCGACCGTTAAATCTTCGACAGGTTCCGCTAATAATTCTTGGTAAAAAAATTCACCCGTCTCCGGAAAAAAATAGTCACTGAACAATTGCATAAGCGCTAGATTACCCGTCGCTAAAAATAAGATTGATTGAAAAGAATACTTTTTACGGTTTCGTGCATTCAATCGCTTCAATATCATTTGGTAACGTGTATGATGACGTTCGTCCAAAAAACAGACAGCATTCATATCCGTCTCCCTCCCCTAAAAAATGATACTGTCCATCCCTCCAAAACAGTGCGCAAATCTTCTTTATTTGTTTTCCCTGTTTTAAAAAGATGAAGCATTTGTTTTTAACTATAACATTCGTTTGATTAAATCGCAGGACGTTTGGGTAAATCTTTGTAGTAAGCAGCTAATGAGGAGGAATTGACATGACGCAACCACGTAAACGCCTGGCACTTGCCGGTGCGACAGGATATATCGGACATAATCTATTAAATGAATTGAAGAAAAAGTACGACGTCATTGCCTTGTCTCGCAATGGTGACGACAAGGAAGATGAAGCGAATGTCGAATGGCGGTCGTGTGACCTTTTTTCGTTAGCGGATACGACAGCCGGATTAAAAGGAGCAGACATCG from the Exiguobacterium oxidotolerans JCM 12280 genome contains:
- a CDS encoding phenylacetate--CoA ligase family protein — protein: MQLKESIYFHSPIFIQNILTTLYGRVLYQERYGSAYRNRFEELKRKERQSIDPEQEQLSRLNQFLLFCQAYSPYYKELFDKNRIELPLAQLSELKQIPLLDKETLRTRNADVHARIHAPILGKTGGTTGKSIQVHYTREDMQIRMAHLDYFKWTHGIEQGMRRASFTGQTLAAEQQKSPVYWRMNKAINQMLFSIKNINPLTIPAYIEQLNRFNPVSIDGLPSGMIEVARYAKKHAVDCTFRPKAIFPTAEMLTRDERALIEEVFHAPIFDQYASSEGAPIVAECRYGKKHLHYEMGIIEVEADGQILVTSFDTHGTPLVRYRIGDRMTLSHETCPCGHGGPIIASIDGRGRSYIQLKNGHRIFEGELAGIVRRFPNCIERVQYIQEDADEVVMLYVPDERCFKQEHEKELYFVLERLFGGQMDVLLKAVPEIPKEISGKTLLIKQLIPESEQMN